One window of Epinephelus fuscoguttatus linkage group LG9, E.fuscoguttatus.final_Chr_v1 genomic DNA carries:
- the kdm3b gene encoding lysine-specific demethylase 3B isoform X2 produces the protein MGDSLELIGKRLILLLDDGRSANGSEPEQAAWARDWLRGTVRAVSVIGLAAPEGSGGEATTTTNAAGLTVYVEFENAVQRWSWVQVYDGGVKAVLVEDSIVWANRSDGTGTAGAPALASATAWPALVFRPLVDRVGLGSLVPVEYFGNKNFEFLPDNKTVQRFEVDKDIRHPLVLEQPSLQAAISSWRTDFELQEIFRKGSYTIQGRRVRVYQPEFEDCWASGLVSQHDPISHIMEITLDKGEENQMVDPRVIHVMLAEEELGKNGRRRKDSETMKGDSGRRRRTASEGEDDLNLKRFKGAGDTGADGQNCGDSNSKTPAEGMGIWGGDSGEKVSSTTKNGSPSEGTFPQGRVSSPNTNSLLQMDQSNAASPRFPAHVKENGRSLSTQGAADSTTAAPHTPTPPPLKPAPSPFSTTSFPSLGQMPSLVPGAPAPKASPSPQPDREEASQSAYSKTAALVSPGPVTISWTRDSGPSVALSASVGFSPKAPTWGSQTEGSKTASGFASVFGDVTSQTNGAPTTTTTSQDTPRPFGFSFGGAKTEAKSQQDQNLFFQCMTQNSGSSSSLAAGQTQSKDTNYFTAVSESLSKEPPSLFKSATSTEGLKKPEQPKVPETHSTGNGVLNKSSSTFQGMGVSAGGRGSGLSIGGLAAASATQTTSKKSSNNGTSVGGLGLQSGFNTSNSHQNLFLQASKEPANPFLAYGDKTPHTTFAGLSGAEPQNLGAATDSKPNLFTMAEPPKGIMSSPFPALSAAASSPSSSSSPAPTSSQRPQSEGTVTKVEQDVGEMPTSTSGCPMFGGTGPGGMEEVPVSFDQSQSQKFTLEERGQTSKRDSDSSSNSDLSDLSDNEEGPEKGQIPGAPPQSAKDAAMLQKSKVQGAAKSRPRNKPFKVGQSVLKDQSKVRRLKQSGESFLQDGSCINVAPHLHKCRECRLERYRKYRSTEDDSDDDDDPNVSCRFFHFRRLAFTRKGILRVEGFLSPQQSDSMAMGLWLPAPAVQEGLDLDTSKYILANVGDQFCQLVMSEKEAMMMVEPHQKVAWKRAVRGVREMCDVCETTLFNIHWVCRKCGFGVCLDCYRLRRNRPREDVDEGPEDEVFAWLKCAKGQPHEPQNLMPTQIIPGTALYNIGDMVHSARGKWGIKANCPCTSRHTKPLVRPSAPNGISQSTTSSSGALAAAASGIGTTPKSEGETSAIKTETTQTSAPSDSGGGESVGSVSNSTSGTSSPCNLTQSSAKESRSSGEGNSSALHWLADLATQKAKDDTKESGTLRSMMSRDSRPPFGLDSLSALSKPSASSPKLFNSLLLGSSMAQSKPEGSSLRDLLNSGPGKLPQGPGESGVPFPSVFTSAGSDKLKSSLPNFLDHIIASVVETKKAEGRRTGATEGGELGVLGARKDGVMGLSVLEPHTSHSWLCDGRLLCLQDPSNSNNWKIFRECWKQGQPVLVSGIHKRLKSNLWRPDAFSLEFGDQDVDLVNCRNCAIISDVKVRDFWDGFEVISKRLQDSEGQPMVLKLKDWPPGEDFRDMMPTRFDDLMENLPLPEYTKRDGRLNLAARLPNFFVRPDLGPKMYNAYGLTSSEDRKVGTTNLHLDVSDAVNVMVYVGIPQVEGDPEQEADINGRKEVMTTIEEGDVDDMTKRRVYEGKEKPGALWHIYAAKDAEKIRELLRKVGEEQGQENPPDHDPIHDQSWYLDQVLRRRLYEEYGVQGWAIVQFLGDAVFIPAGAPHQVHNLYSCIKAAEDFVSPEHVRHCFRLTQEFRHLSTTHTNHEDKLQVKNIIYHAVKDAVGTLKAHEPKLSRP, from the exons ATGGGGGACTCTCTCGAATTGATAGGGAAGCGTCTGATTTTGCTCCTCGACGACGGCAGGTCCGCGAATGGATCCGAACCGGAGCAGGCTGCCTGGGCCCGGGACTGGCTCCGGGGAACGGTGCGGGCAGTGAGCGTCATCGGCCTGGCCGCCCCGGAGGGTAGCGGAGGAGAGGCGACAACAACAACCAATGCTGCAGGGCTGACG GTATATGTGGAGTTTGAGAATGCTGTGCAGCGGTGGTCTTGGGTACAGGTGTATGATGGCGGGGTGAAAGCCGTGTTGGTGGAAGACTCCATTGTTTGGGCCAATCGGAGTGATGGTACTGGGACTGCTGGAGCCCCAGCACTAGCGTCAGCCACAGCCTGGCCTGCTCTG GTCTTCCGCCCTCTAGTGGACAGAGTGGGTTTAGGATCGTTGGTTCCTGTGGAGTACTTTGGAAACAAGAATTTTGAGTTCCTGCCTGATAACAAAACTGTCCAGAGGTTTGag GTTGATAAAGACATAAGACACCCTTTGGTGTTGGAGCAGCCCTCCCTGCAGGCTGCCATCTCAAGCTGGCGTACTGACTTTGAACTGCAGGAGATCTTCAGGAAGG GTTCATACACTATTCAAGGACGTAGGGTTCGTGTGTACCAGCCAGAGTTTGAGGATTGCTGGGCCTCAGGACTGGTCTCACAGCACGACCCTATCTCACACATTATGGAGATAACCTTAGATAAG GGTGAAGAAAACCAGATGGTAGATCCTCGCGTGATACATGTCATGCTGGCAGAGGAGGAG CTTGGTAAGAATGGCCGGCGAAGGAAGGACAGTGAAACAATGAAGGGTGACAGCGGACGCAGACGTAGGACTGCCTCCGAAGGCGAGGATGACTTGAACTTGAAACGTTTTAAAGGAGCAGGAGATACAGGAGCTGATGGGCAAAACTGTGGTGACTCCAACTCCAAAACTCCAGCGGAAGGGATGGGGATCTGGGGTGGAGACTCTGGTGAAAAAGTCAGCAGCACAACCAAAAACGGAAGCCCTTCAGAAGGAACCTTTCCTCAGGGCAGAGTGTCGTCCCCCAACACCAATTCCTTACTCCAGATGGACCAGTCGAATGCTGCTTCTCCTCGTTTTCCTGCCCATGTCAAAGAGAATGGTCGCTCACTCTCCACACAAGGGGCAGCGGactccaccactgctgctccTCACACCCCCACTCCTCCTCCCCTCAAACCAGCCCCCTCTCCCTTCTCCACCACATCTTTCCCCTCACTAGGCCAGATGCCAAGCCTGGTCCCTGGAGCTCCAGCCCCCAAGGCCTCCCCATCCCCCCAGCCAGACCGAGAGGAGGCCTCCCAGTCAGCTTATTCTAAAACAGCTGCTCTTGTTTCCCCGGGGCCAGTCACCATTTCTTGGACGCGTGACAGTGGCCCAAGTGTGGCACTTTCTGCTTCTGTGGGTTTTAGTCCTAAAGCCCCCACCTGGGGAAGCCAGACTGAG GGCTCTAAAACAGCATCAGGTTTTGCTTCTGTCTTTGGAGATGTTACCTCTCAGACCAACGGAGCTCCTACCACTACCACAACCTCCCAGGACACTCCCAGGCCCTTTGGCTTCAGCTTTGGCGGAGCAAAGACTGAGGCTAAATCCCAGCAAGACCAAAACTTGTTTTTCCAGTGCATGACCCAGAATTCTGGGTCCAGCTCAAGCCTAGCTGCTGGTCAGACCCAGTCCAAGGACACAAATTACTTCACCGCAGTGTCTGAGAGCCTGAGTAAGGAGCCCCCAAGCCTTTTCAAGTCTGCAACCTCCACTGAAGGGCTGAAAAAGCCTGAGCAGCCCAAAGTGCCTGAGACCCATTCAACGGGAAATGGCGTACTCAACAAGTCATCATCGACCTTCCAGGGCATGGGAGTTTCTGCAGGAGGAAGAGGCTCTGGTCTCAGTATTGGTGGTCTAGCTGCAGCCTCTGCAACTCAAACTACATCTAAGAAGAGCAGTAATAATGGGACTTCTGTGGGGGGCTTAGGGCTGCAATCTGGTTTTAATACTTCAAATAGCCATCAGAACCTTTTCCTGCAGGCCTCTAAAGAGCCTGCTAATCCATTTCTGGCATACGGAGATAAAACCCCCCATACCACTTTTGCCGGCCTGTCAGGGGCTGAGCCACAAAACCTTGGTGCTGCCACGGACAGCAAGCCAAACCTGTTCACTATGGCAGAGCCACCGAAGGGGATCATGTCTTCCCCTTTCCCAGCACTCTCAGCAGCTGCTTCGTCACCcagctcttcctcctctccagcaCCAACCTCATCACAGAGACCACAGAGTGAAGGGACTGTGACAAAAGTGGAACAGGATGTTGGGGAGATGCCCACGTCCACCTCAGGCTGCCCTATGTTTGGAGGCACCGGCCCTGGTGGAATGGAGGAGGTTCCTGTGTCCTTCGACCAGAGCCAGTCTCAGAAGTTTACCCTGGAGGAAAGAGGCCAAACGTCCAAACGTGACTCTGACTCCAGCAGCAACAGTGACTTGTCAGACCTGAGTGATAACGAGGAGGGCCCAGAGAAAGGCCAGATCCCAGGAGCACCACCACAATCTGCCAAGGATGCGGCCATGTTGCAGAAGTCAAAAGTCCAAGGGGCTGCTAAGAGTCGTCCACGTAACAAGCCTTTCAAAG TGGGCCAGTCTGTACTAAAAGACCAGAGCAAAGTGCGTCGTCTGAAGCAGTCTGGTGAGTCCTTTCTTCAGGATGGCTCCTGCATCAATGTGGCCCCTCACTTGCACAAGTGTCGTGAGTGCCGTCTGGAGCGCTACCGTAAATATCGCTCTACTGAGGATGACAGCGATGATGACGACGACCCAAATGTGTCCTGTCGGTTCTTCCACTTCAGAAG GTTGGCTTTCACTCGTAAAGGTATACTGCGTGTGGAAGGCTTCTTGAGTCCTCAGCAGAGTGATTCTATGGCCATGGGTCTGTGGCTACCTGCACCAGCTGTCCAAGAGGGCCTTGACCTCGATACATCCAAGTACATCCTGGCCAATGTGGGAGACCAGTTCTGTCAGTTGGTCATGTCTGAGAAGGAGGCCATGATGATGGTGGAGCCTCACC AGAAAGTGGCATGGAAACGTGCTGTGCGAGGTGTCAGAGAAATGTGCGATGTGTGTGAGACCACCCTGTTCAACATCCACTGGGTGTGTCGCAAGTGTGGCTTTGGAGTGTGTCTTGACTGTTATCGGCTCCGCAGGAACAGGCCAAGGGAGG ATGTAGATGAAGGTCCGGAGGATGAGGTTTTCGCTTGGTTGAAGTGTGCCAAAGGCCAACCTCATGAGCCACAGAACCTTATGCCTACACAGATTATACCTGGGACAG CTCTTTACAACATAGGTGACATGGTGCACTCAGCGAGGGGCAAGTGGGGTATTAAGGCCAACTGTCCCTGTACCAGTCGACACACCAAGCCTCTAGTACGCCCTAGTGCCCCAAATGGGATTTCACAG TCTACAACCAGCAGTAGTGGTGCCCTCGCAGCTGCAGCTTCTGGTATTGGCACCACCCCAAAATCAGAGGGAGAAACATCAGCGATCAAAACAGAAACTACacaaacatcagcaccatcagACAGTGGGGGAGGAGAAAGTGTGGGCAGTGTCAGTAACTCCACCAGTGGTACGTCCTCCCCCTGTAACCTCACCCAGTCCTCTGCCAAGGAGTCACGCTCATCAGGAGAGGGCAacagctctgctctgcactgGCTGGCAGACTTGGCCACACAGAAAGCCAAGGATGACACTAAGG AATCTGGTACACTTCGCTCCATGATGAGTCGAGACAGCCGGCCTCCCTTTGGCCTGGACTCACTCAGTGCCCTGTCAAAGCCTTCTGCTTCCAGCCCTAAGCTATTTAACAGTCTGTTGCTGGGCTCTAGCATGGCCCAGTCCAAACCTGAGGGCTCCAGTCTCCGGGACCTGCTCAACTCCGGACCGGGCAAACTCCCCCAAGGCCCTGGCGAGAGTGGGGTACCATTCCCCTCTGTCTTTACCTCAGCAGGC AGTGACAAGCTGAAGAGCAGCCTCCCAAACTTCCTGGATCACATCATCGCCTCAGTTGTGGAGACCAAGAAGGCAGAAGGCCGTCGGACCGGGGCCACTGAGGGGGGCGAGCTCGGTGTGTTGGGGGCCCGCAAAGATGGAGTAATGGGCCTCAGTGTTTTGGAACCACATACCTCGCACTCCTGGCTCTGTGACGGGCGACTCCTCTGCCTACAGGATcccagcaacagcaacaactgGAAGATCTTCAGAGAGTGCTGGAAGCAGGGACAA CCCGTGTTGGTGTCAGGGATACATAAACGCCTGAAAAGTAACCTGTGGCGACCTGATGCCTTCAGCTTGGAGTTCGGAGACCAGGATGTAGACCTGGTCAATTGTAGAAACTGTGCTATCATCTCTGATGTAAAGGTGCGAGACTTCTGGGACGGCTTTGAAGTCATCTCCA AGCGACTGCAGGATAGTGAGGGCCAGCCCATGGTGTTGAAATTAAAGGATTGGCCTCCTGGTGAAGACTTCAGGGACATGATGCCCACACG GTTTGACGATCTGATGGAGAACCTGCCATTGCCTGAGTACACAAAGAGAGATGGTCGTTTAAACCTTGCCGCCCGTCTGCCCAACTTTTTTGTGCGTCCTGACCTTGGACCTAAGATGTACAATGCCTATG gCTTAACCTCGTCTGAAGACAGGAAGGTGGGAACCACTAATCTCCACCTGGATGTGTCTGATGCTGTCAACGTCATGGTCTATGTTGGCATCCCTCAAGTGGAGGGAGACCCAGAGCAAG AGGCAGATATCAATGGACGCAAAG AGGTCATGACCACCATTGAGGAGGGCGATGTAGATGACATGACGAAAAGGAGGGTGTACGAGGGAAAGGAGAAACCTGGAGCTCTCTGGCACATCTACGCTGCCAAGGACGCCGAGAAGATCAGAGAACTGCTCCGCAAG GTGGGAGAGGAGCAGGGTCAAGAGAACCCTCCAGACCACGACCCCATTCACGACCAGAGCTGGTACCTGGACCAGGTGCTCCGCCGCAGGCTCTACGAAGAATATGGCGTCCAGGGTTGGGCCATTGTACAGTTCTTAGGAGATGCCGTATTTATCCCTGCTGGAGCTCCACACCAG GTGCACAACCTGTACAGCTGTATCAAGGCAGCAGAGGACTTTGTGTCTCCTGAGCATGTTAGACACTGTTTCAGACTGACCCAGGAGTTCAGACACCTGTCCACTACTCATACAAACCACGAAGACAAACTACAG GTGAagaacatcatctaccatgcaGTGAAGGACGCTGTTGGGACACTGAAGGCTCATGAACCTAAACTATCACGCCCTTAG